The Scomber japonicus isolate fScoJap1 chromosome 8, fScoJap1.pri, whole genome shotgun sequence genome has a segment encoding these proteins:
- the fgf13a gene encoding fibroblast growth factor 13a isoform X2 produces MTFPLRKSVSEPQLKGIVTKLYSRQGFHLQLQADGTIDGTKEEDNGYTMFNLIPVGLRVVAIQGVQTKLYLAMNSEGYLYTSEHFTPECKFKESVFENYYVTYSSMIYRQQQSGRGWYLGLNKEGEIMKGNHVKKNKPAAHFLPKPLKVAMYREPSLHDLTEFSRSGSGTPTKSRSASAVLNGGKAVSQNEST; encoded by the exons ATGACTTTTCCCTTGAGAAAATCTGTATCGG AGCCCCAGCTGAAGGGGATTGTGACGAAGCTGTACAGTCGACAAGGTTTCCACCTGCAGCTGCAGGCAGATGGAACCATTGATGGAACAAAGGAGGAGGACAATGGTTACA CCATGTTCAACCTTATTCCAGTGGGGCTGCGAGTGGTGGCCATCCAGGGGGTGCAGACCAAACTCTATCTGGCTATGAACAGTGAGGGCTACCTGTACACATCA GAACACTTTACACCAGAGTGCAAATTCAAGGAGTCGGTGTTCGAGAATTATTATGTGACATACTCCTCCATGATATACCGGCAGCAGCAGTCGGGCAGGGGCTGGTACCTCGGTCTGAACAAGGAAGGAGAAATCATGAAGGGGAACCATGTCAAGAAGAACAAGCCAGCAGCCCACTTCCTTCCCAAACCTCTAAAAG TGGCAATGTACAGAGAGCCATCCCTTCATGACTTGACAGAGTTCTCCCGCTCTGGCAGCGGCACACCCACCAAGAGTCGGAGTGCCTCAGCTGTGCTCAACGGAGGCAAAGCCGTGAGCCAGAATGAGTCGACGTAG
- the fgf13a gene encoding fibroblast growth factor 13a isoform X1: MAAAIASSLIRQKRQAREREKSNACRCVSSPSKAKGTCEKPSRLNVFSRVKLFGSKKRRRRRPEPQLKGIVTKLYSRQGFHLQLQADGTIDGTKEEDNGYTMFNLIPVGLRVVAIQGVQTKLYLAMNSEGYLYTSEHFTPECKFKESVFENYYVTYSSMIYRQQQSGRGWYLGLNKEGEIMKGNHVKKNKPAAHFLPKPLKVAMYREPSLHDLTEFSRSGSGTPTKSRSASAVLNGGKAVSQNEST; the protein is encoded by the exons ATGGCTGCAGCGATTGCCAGCTCCCTCATAAGGCAAAAAAGGCAGGCGAGGGAGCGGGAGAAGTCTAATGCCTGTCGCTGCGTTAGCAGCCCCAGTAAAGCCAAAGGAACCTGTGAAAAACCCAGTCGACTGAACGttttctcccgggtcaaactttTTGGCTccaagaagagaagaaggaggcgACCAG AGCCCCAGCTGAAGGGGATTGTGACGAAGCTGTACAGTCGACAAGGTTTCCACCTGCAGCTGCAGGCAGATGGAACCATTGATGGAACAAAGGAGGAGGACAATGGTTACA CCATGTTCAACCTTATTCCAGTGGGGCTGCGAGTGGTGGCCATCCAGGGGGTGCAGACCAAACTCTATCTGGCTATGAACAGTGAGGGCTACCTGTACACATCA GAACACTTTACACCAGAGTGCAAATTCAAGGAGTCGGTGTTCGAGAATTATTATGTGACATACTCCTCCATGATATACCGGCAGCAGCAGTCGGGCAGGGGCTGGTACCTCGGTCTGAACAAGGAAGGAGAAATCATGAAGGGGAACCATGTCAAGAAGAACAAGCCAGCAGCCCACTTCCTTCCCAAACCTCTAAAAG TGGCAATGTACAGAGAGCCATCCCTTCATGACTTGACAGAGTTCTCCCGCTCTGGCAGCGGCACACCCACCAAGAGTCGGAGTGCCTCAGCTGTGCTCAACGGAGGCAAAGCCGTGAGCCAGAATGAGTCGACGTAG